The Moorena producens PAL-8-15-08-1 genomic interval TGGGTCTATCTTTTCTAGTTTTCTATGAAGCGCACAAAGCTTACCTCTGTTGCGGTTTTTAGAACATATGCGATCGGATTTCTGGGTTGTTACCTTACCCAAGTTTTTCCCGTGCGCCTGACCATCTGAATCATAGAAAGCCTCAGTGTATCCCTTGTCTACCCCAATGGCTCGGCGGTCGGCAGGAATTTCTACAGTCCCATGGTCTACTAGGAAATGAATCTCAAATCTTTTCATAAGTTGGTTGTATATCAGTCTAATCTGGCCTTTTATTTTCCGATTAGACCTAACAACTATTTTGTTTCTTTTTCCTCTTTTTAAACCAGCTAACTCTAGTTGATAGGTATTACGGGAGAGCCTTTTGCACTTATATCCTCCCTGTTGATAAACTATCTGATTTTTTGCCCAAGAATGTCCCCGCTGAAACTCTTTTCTGACAAGCCTATGCAGCAATGGATTATCCAGGAAAGCTAAAGTCTTAAGCTGTTTGCAAAGCTCCTTTCTTGTCTTTTGGCCATCTTTCCCAGGAAACTTTTTGTAGATTTTTTTTATAACTGCCTCAGTACAGGCCGCTTGTTGAGCTGTAATGGCCTTAGCTACATCGCTTACAGTCCATTCCATTAGTTTGGAAGGCAGTCCTAAAGACTCGGGTGTTCTAAAGCTCCTCACTTCTGGGTATGCTTTTTTCCAGTCAAGTTTCCAATGACTGATACTGCCTAGTTTGTTGTAAGACTCAGACCTAACTGTGCCTAGTTTCTTCATCGTAGACAGCAACTCAATTTCGACCGACTTAGTCATCCCCACCACGAGGACGATTTGAGTCGATATCTTCTTGGTTGCGTCTACTTTGTTGGGCATTGCTGATTGGTTGTCTCTTGTATCTTCAGTCTACTCTAGCGCTAGCAAAACGTCAATGTCTGTTTTGCGGTATTAAATCCCGTCTTATCCCGATTTTTGGCTACTTAATTGCGTGGCTCAGGAATTAGCCAGATAGGGAAATTCAATCCTATCCCTAGGGTTGATTTATATCTCAGGCTGAGATGGAAAAAGTCGGACTAAGTAGAGATTTGCCATCAAAGTAGTCTGGAATCGGTGCTCCCATCAACGTCAAGATGGTTGGGGCTATATCTACAGGATGAGCCTCTGGCAAACTAGAACCTGGGGTAATTCCTGGTCCGCTTGCCATCAAAAAGCCTCTGGCTCGGTGACCACCAGGGCGATTATAGGTAATTGGACCAATGCGTCCCACATCAGGACTATCCACTACATCTGTGGGACACTCGTGCCATACGACTACTAGGTCAGCATCTGGCAGTTTGGGGTTATCATCTGTGGCTACGTTATGGGTGCGCACTACTTGTTTAACTAATGGTTCTCCTGTCCTGCCATCGGTAAGGCGATAAAGGAAGTCTGTTAGGTTATCGCACAGAGCATCATACTCGGAAGGCTCAACAATACCATCTCGTTCCCGTCCTTTGAGGTTGATGCGAATATGTCCATCAGCAAAGGCGGGTAAAGCAAAGGCTTTCATCTTGGGCCACAGGGGAGTATATAGAGTAGCTGGCATCCAACCCAATTGCACCTTGTGCTTCATGAGGGGATAAGGGGAGAGTAAACCGTGCTGGCCAGATTGTAAAAAGGCTTTATGGGTCCAGGTGTTGAACAACTGCTTAATGGGATTGGGTTCATAAATCTTTCGCCATACTTCCCCTGGCCAAGAGTTGCGGATTGGACGAGTAATTGGTGCTGGGGGAGTGACTCCGATTTTGCTGGGAGTAATGGCATATTTGCCAGGGAAGTTATACCGATAGAGCAATTCTGGCAGGAACATCATGCTCATCAAATCAGTAACATTGGCAGCCATGCCATGAACTGCGAAACATAAGATATAGGCATCCTTAGGGGCAGCAGCGAGAATTTTTGCGATCGCATCATCCACCGCTTCAAAGATTTTCAGCATAGGGTCTCCAGCCTTACCATTCTTTTTGCTCTGGTAAGGGTAGAGCTGGTGATCTGGTTGGCTGCGGTCCCACAGGTCATGACCAGCACTGTGAGTTTCACCGAAACCGGTCACGAACAAGTCCCACGGTTCACGCTGAAGTAAATCCCGACAAATCTCTGAGCGGGTGGAGATACTTGTTTTTAGAGCTTCCTGAATCCATTTAAAATAAACTGGATCCCACCAGCGACCATTATCTTTATGGAGCACTGGGTTTTTGCCGTATTGGGCAATAATATTGGGCAATAATTCCGGCGGTTGGGAATGGCTTGGCACAAAGGGATAATGTCCCCCCCAACCCAAAATTTGTAAGCCATTAATTTGATCTGACAGTGCTGATACTGGTACATCAAAGGCAGCAACACGGTAGTCATCACCTAAGGCATAAAAGGGATTATATTCTTTATAATCGTATCCACTATAAACTTTGTCGCAGACTACTTTATAAGTGTCTGGATAGAATTTTATGGTATCCCAAAAACCGGTTTTATCTGGTAAACAACCGGTAGAAAACATCACCCACAAGGGTTCGGTGGAGGAAAATTCAACTGTCTTATTATTGTTGTAGTTAACCGTATTGTTAAGGCGACCATAGATTCCTTCTTGCCGTATTTTGTTGAGGGTCTTCAGATGTCCTTGGGACATCCACTTCTCTAACAAGACGGGGTCAGCTGCATCCAGTCCAATCGCAATTACAGGGGTTTTCATGGTAGTTGTTTACATAACTTTTTAGATAAAAGTAAACCTAATCTATAAGAGCATGACGATCATGTCGGCTTGACTAATCATCCATATTACTAATCGGTAAATTGGTAGTTGATGATTATCTAGTTTAGGATTACCGGTTAGTAATTACCTATTCCAAAACATCCTATTTTGTTGGGTAAGTGATTAACCGGATTTAATAGTTTAATAATAATGCTTAATTGCTCACTATATTCATCATTTAAGTAGTTATTTAGTAATTCCTCAAAAACTAGGTGTTTAGTCTATTTATAGTCTGGATTTATCCAGGGTATTCAATCTATAATTTATAATTTATAGTGTTTTTTTGTCTAGGGAATAGGCAGTAGTCATAAGTCATAGTTTTAAATCATTTACGGGAAACATTCGAGGTTTTTTTAGTCTGAGCTTGACGCTGTGCCAATCTTCTGACTGAGCCATGATGGAAGTATTCCTGTGATTGGTAAAAGTAACCAATCGATTCATCTTTTTGAATGACAGCATTAGCCACCAAACCCAAAACCGTCTGACCAGAACTATCTAACATTTGTTTAGCCACATTAGCATTAGCGAAATCCAGAACACCTGGTCGAGCCACCAACAACATGCCATCAGTCATTGGACTTAAGCAAAGGGCATCAGCAGTCAGAAGTAAGGGTGGGGCATCAATAATCACAAAGTCATATTGGGTTGAAAATTCTTGAATCAGGGAAGCCATTTGCTTAGAATCCAGGAGTGCCAAAGGATTAGGAGGCATTACTCCAGCGGTGAGAAGATCAAGATTTTCCATAGCTTGACAGATGACAAGCTCTAGAGGCACTTCACCAATCAGTACCTGGCTCAAACCAGCCACATTCATTACTTGCCAAATATAATGCTGACAGGGGTGACGCATATCGGCATCAATCAGCAAGACCCGACGCCCCAGTTGAGCCATAGCAGCGGCCAAGTTTGCTGATACCGTAGATTTGCCTTCTTTGGAAACGGAGCTAGTGACTACAATAACTTTAGGTGGGTGATCAGACTTGAGAAATTTCAGATTCGCTTGAATCATCCGGTAGACTTCACTCACCATGGAATGAGGCTGGTCTCTTACCGGCAATTCCCCTCCAAAGAATAGGTCATCCCGACGACGGGAGAGCTTCTTGTGCTTGAAAACTGGAATCACCCCTAGCACAGGATATCTTAATAACTGCTTGACTTCTTTGAGAGTTTTGATGGAGCGGTCTCTCATTTCCAAGAGCAAGATAGCAGTCGTGGCTAGTGTGACCCCCAACATCACCCCTAGAGCCAACACCTTTAATTTCTTATCACCTAAAGGCTTTTTAGGAACTATTGCTGGTTCAATGATGCGAGCATTAGCGGTATCTTGGTTTTCTGCGACCTTTAATTCATTGAGATTTTTCAACAGGGTTTCATAGGTCAAGCGGGCAGCTTGGACTCGTTGTTCGAGCTGCTGCTGAGTTTGCTCCAACCGAGGAAGAACATTGACCCGTTGTTCATAGCCAATTCTAGCCTTAGCAAGAGTTGCTAATCCTTCTGCTAAACTTTGACGTTTGACTTCTGATTCAATAAAATCGTTAATCAGTTTTTGTTTGAGCTGGTCAACTTCTAAAAGCCCTTGAGTAATTTGTATCTGAGTACTAGCCAGACTCTGAGAGCCTAGTATTTGATTAATCTGCTGTTGTAAATGACCTGTGAGGGAGCGTTGCTGCTTGGTCAGCCGAATCATGATCGGGTGATTTTTACCGTAACGATTTCTCCCAACCGCTAATTGCCGCTCAACCTCTTGCAGTTCTTGGAGTACCCCCTGTACGGAAGTAGACTGACTCAGGGCACTGATAGCAATTGCCTGCTGGGGATTAAGACCGACCTGGTTTCTCAAGCCAGCAGCTTGGGCATTGGCTTCTTCAAGTTGAGCTTGAACTGTGGTAATTTGGCTGTCTAAGTCAGCCATCACCGCTACCAAAGACCGGGCTTCTTCTGTGAGGGATACAACCTGATTGCGTTCTTTAAATTGGCGTAGAGCAGCTTCTGCTTGCCTGACATTGGCTTCACTTTGAGGAAGTTGGTTAGTAATAAACTCACGGGCTTTTGCTGCTTCCGACTTTTTGGATAGGATCTGATTCTCTATATAAAGCCTCATTAATTGATTGATCACCGCTGCCCCTTTGTCTGAGTTGTTACCCTTGTAGGAAAGCCTAACCACATCGGTACCACCCACAATTTTGATAGTGAGCCTTCTTTTGAGGGCTTCCGGTTCCAAAGGTAGACCTTCGTTATCAGTAAGGTTTAGTTGATCAATGATCTGTTGCAGAAGCGGGTGGGAGTAAATCACCTCAACTTCAGTACTCAGAGGGTTCTGGGCATCAACCAGAGGGCGTAACTGGTCAATTTCCTCCCCCAACCCAGTCAAGAAAGCGGTTCGGTCTATCTTAAACAGTAGTTTTCCTTCAGCTTCATAGGAAGGCTTGAGAAACAAGGTAGACCAGGCTGCTGAGATAACTGTAAATAGGAAAATAGCAACCGCTGGCAACCAACGACGTTTCAATAGTAGTAAGTATTGGCTAATATCGAGATCTATAGAACTTCTAGACTCCATAAGTTCTTAAGGGACTCCCCCTCGGTAGATTGCACAATCAAATAATTTTTGGTATTGGTGCAGATTAGCTACCAAACCTGCCATCCGTCAGATGCAACCTATATATGGAAATAATAATAAAAGTTAATCATATCAAAAGTAACTCGACATTAAAGACTTAGTAAAGATCTGCAAATTTTCCGTGCTTCTTGTGACCATAATACGCTCAAGGGGCTGACCGGGTGTCGGCTATAGGAGCAACGGGGGTACGGTTTGGCGACCGATTGTTGTGTCAGTAAGACCAGGAATCCCTGGAGCTGTTGACTCTTCTATCTTCTGACCTAACCCAAACCCGGTCAGCCGTCAGTCATCAGCCGTCAGCCATCAGCCGTCAGCTTATTTTATTCAAAAACACCGATTGCGCTACTTGAGGTGCTGCGCGAACAGTAGCGATGCAGTGGCCTCACGGGGAGGCAGCGCCTTCATGCGGGGGTTTCCCCCATGAGCGACTGCCGTGGTTTCCCCCACTCGCGCTTTGCATGGCTGACAGCGTGCGCTATGGGCATAAACTGTTCCGTGTAGCATGGCCACAGGCCTTTGGCTGTTCCCGTAGCGTGGGCATTAGCTGATACGCGACACGCGCTATAGCTGAATGCTTACGGTCACCCTACCCCCGCTGGCTCTATTTCTGGCTAAACTTTTCCCAGATTGAACCATTTTGTTGGCCAGTGAGTCTAAATAACATCGGAAAACAAAGCGGTGAGGGGGAACCCAGAGTTGTCAGTCAGATCAGCCCAGGCTTCCAAAGAAGATTCTGCTGCTGCAAAAATAACCAGCACAGACACAGAGTTGGTATTGCAGTGCCAACAGGGGAACCAGCAGAGTTTTCGCCAACTATACCGACGCTATCAGCAGCGCGTCAGGTCAACTATCTATCAGCTATGTGGTGCTTATGCTCTTGATGATTTAGTACAAGAGGTGTTCCTACGAGTTTGGAAAGGCTTACCAAAACTGCGGCAACCCTCACAGTTCTCCACCTGGCTTTACCGCATCTGCTGGAATGTGGCATCGGATCAGCGGCGCAATTTGCAACGGCAACGTGCTTTAAACCTTCAACTTCCAGAGGACACAGCTGATCTACCCCTAAAAAATGCCAAATCCTCCCATACTCCTGATCTTATGCAGTTGCACTATCAGGACATGATTCAAAAAGGAATGCAGCAGCTGAGCTTGAACCATCGTGCTGTGCTGGTGCTACATGATTTAGAGGATTTGCCACAAAAGGAAGTTGCTAAAATTTTGGGCATAGCTCTCGGAACGGTTAAGTCTCGTCTTTTCCACGCTCGAACTTCCCTACGGAAATATATCATCCAACAACAAGGAGAGATGCCATGACTCAGTTTCAACCTGATGACGAACAATGGCAAGCATTTCTGCGCCAACATCGACCTACTCCTCCACCAGCAGCATTTGAGTTGGAGGAACGAGTTATCAATGCGATCGCATTATCCCCACCGCCTAGTCGTAAACCACAGCTTTGGTTAGTTCCATCAGCCATCGCTGTTGGTTTACTGATGGCTTGGAGTGGTTACCGCACTCACAATTTAACCACTCTAGAAGCTTTCTTAGAGAAAAATTGGCATGGAGTTGTGGGAGAGACATCGGTGAGCAATGTCATTCATACTCCACCAGCTGATTGGATGATCTTAGCCAATACTGGACAATAAAAACCCATAGTAGGAACGATCACCTCAGGATCACCAATAGAGGATAAGGTTTGACCTGTCAAAAGGTTTGCTCTAGCCAACGGCTGTGGCAAGGGAAAAGTGGGTTTTTAACCTTCAATCTACCCTACGGGAAGGCCAAGGGCCAACAACCTTCACCCTTCAACCTTCACCCTTCAACCTTCACCCTTCACCCTTCAATCTTCAACCTTCAATATTTCTTACAAACTCTAAATTAAAGACATTTATAGGTAACTTCCATGCTGTTACGTCCTGGTTATATTTTGTCAATTCTCATGGTTACCCTGACTGGCTGCACTGCTGTAGCTAACTCCAACCCTGTAACCTCTCAATTGATTCCCAACCCTGAGGGTCAACAACACCGAAAATCGATTAAGGATAGGTTAGTGAAGCAACTGAATCTCAACCAGGTGCAAAGGCAGCAGCTAAATGCTATTAAGCTAGAGTATGAAGAATCCATTATAGATCTTCGTCAGGAAGTGAGTCAAGCCAAGCAGACATTAAGTGAGTTGATGGTGGGTACAGCTGACAGAGAAACTATCCGCACTCAATACCAACAGGTTCAACTATTGAACCGGCAGCTAGGAGAGTTACACTTTGAGAGTATGTTGCAGATGCGAGAGGTGATGACTCCTGAACAACGCATCCAGTTTGCTCAATTCATGAGACAGCGCCGCAACCAAAACCCTCTATCGGATTAGGGATAACCAAAAAGGATAAGGATTTTGAGATTTATTTATTGACACAGTTTTGCATCTAGCCGATACTTTTTAGCTACCAAAATCTACCAAGGGCAAATCAAGGCTCACTAATGCAAGCTGATTTCTCAGCCAGGGGGTATCTCCCAAGGCTCGTAGAAAGATTCCACGAGCGCCGTTGATGTCTCTATCCATAGAACGACCATCAACTTTTGATTTAATGGTTTTACTGCCACCGATATTGACTAGTTCTCCAGTCCAGCTAACAGTTTTACTTGTAT includes:
- a CDS encoding zinc ribbon domain-containing protein translates to MPNKVDATKKISTQIVLVVGMTKSVEIELLSTMKKLGTVRSESYNKLGSISHWKLDWKKAYPEVRSFRTPESLGLPSKLMEWTVSDVAKAITAQQAACTEAVIKKIYKKFPGKDGQKTRKELCKQLKTLAFLDNPLLHRLVRKEFQRGHSWAKNQIVYQQGGYKCKRLSRNTYQLELAGLKRGKRNKIVVRSNRKIKGQIRLIYNQLMKRFEIHFLVDHGTVEIPADRRAIGVDKGYTEAFYDSDGQAHGKNLGKVTTQKSDRICSKNRNRGKLCALHRKLEKIDPAKSARILENNLTRKTENRRYRKNQSELKAIIGAASKSLFKGESLKVFAEDLTQSIKNKRQSKAMSRKLNSWMKGEIRDSLQKWADWTGSVVTEVQPSYTSQVDSVTGTLLGKRSGDSFTRFNGVVLQADHNAAKNILDRGTDKEITRYMNKTEVQAVLLRRTARFLKGMGLSLVDAVELGWLDYKHSKTQAFKELLAGMPETSR
- a CDS encoding alkaline phosphatase family protein; translation: MKTPVIAIGLDAADPVLLEKWMSQGHLKTLNKIRQEGIYGRLNNTVNYNNNKTVEFSSTEPLWVMFSTGCLPDKTGFWDTIKFYPDTYKVVCDKVYSGYDYKEYNPFYALGDDYRVAAFDVPVSALSDQINGLQILGWGGHYPFVPSHSQPPELLPNIIAQYGKNPVLHKDNGRWWDPVYFKWIQEALKTSISTRSEICRDLLQREPWDLFVTGFGETHSAGHDLWDRSQPDHQLYPYQSKKNGKAGDPMLKIFEAVDDAIAKILAAAPKDAYILCFAVHGMAANVTDLMSMMFLPELLYRYNFPGKYAITPSKIGVTPPAPITRPIRNSWPGEVWRKIYEPNPIKQLFNTWTHKAFLQSGQHGLLSPYPLMKHKVQLGWMPATLYTPLWPKMKAFALPAFADGHIRINLKGRERDGIVEPSEYDALCDNLTDFLYRLTDGRTGEPLVKQVVRTHNVATDDNPKLPDADLVVVWHECPTDVVDSPDVGRIGPITYNRPGGHRARGFLMASGPGITPGSSLPEAHPVDIAPTILTLMGAPIPDYFDGKSLLSPTFSISA
- a CDS encoding GumC family protein, which produces MESRSSIDLDISQYLLLLKRRWLPAVAIFLFTVISAAWSTLFLKPSYEAEGKLLFKIDRTAFLTGLGEEIDQLRPLVDAQNPLSTEVEVIYSHPLLQQIIDQLNLTDNEGLPLEPEALKRRLTIKIVGGTDVVRLSYKGNNSDKGAAVINQLMRLYIENQILSKKSEAAKAREFITNQLPQSEANVRQAEAALRQFKERNQVVSLTEEARSLVAVMADLDSQITTVQAQLEEANAQAAGLRNQVGLNPQQAIAISALSQSTSVQGVLQELQEVERQLAVGRNRYGKNHPIMIRLTKQQRSLTGHLQQQINQILGSQSLASTQIQITQGLLEVDQLKQKLINDFIESEVKRQSLAEGLATLAKARIGYEQRVNVLPRLEQTQQQLEQRVQAARLTYETLLKNLNELKVAENQDTANARIIEPAIVPKKPLGDKKLKVLALGVMLGVTLATTAILLLEMRDRSIKTLKEVKQLLRYPVLGVIPVFKHKKLSRRRDDLFFGGELPVRDQPHSMVSEVYRMIQANLKFLKSDHPPKVIVVTSSVSKEGKSTVSANLAAAMAQLGRRVLLIDADMRHPCQHYIWQVMNVAGLSQVLIGEVPLELVICQAMENLDLLTAGVMPPNPLALLDSKQMASLIQEFSTQYDFVIIDAPPLLLTADALCLSPMTDGMLLVARPGVLDFANANVAKQMLDSSGQTVLGLVANAVIQKDESIGYFYQSQEYFHHGSVRRLAQRQAQTKKTSNVSRK
- a CDS encoding sigma-70 family RNA polymerase sigma factor — its product is MRGNPELSVRSAQASKEDSAAAKITSTDTELVLQCQQGNQQSFRQLYRRYQQRVRSTIYQLCGAYALDDLVQEVFLRVWKGLPKLRQPSQFSTWLYRICWNVASDQRRNLQRQRALNLQLPEDTADLPLKNAKSSHTPDLMQLHYQDMIQKGMQQLSLNHRAVLVLHDLEDLPQKEVAKILGIALGTVKSRLFHARTSLRKYIIQQQGEMP
- a CDS encoding Spy/CpxP family protein refolding chaperone → MSILMVTLTGCTAVANSNPVTSQLIPNPEGQQHRKSIKDRLVKQLNLNQVQRQQLNAIKLEYEESIIDLRQEVSQAKQTLSELMVGTADRETIRTQYQQVQLLNRQLGELHFESMLQMREVMTPEQRIQFAQFMRQRRNQNPLSD